A single window of Thalassoroseus pseudoceratinae DNA harbors:
- a CDS encoding 4Fe-4S dicluster domain-containing protein, translating into MTISMQKYFETRKADRKKETRYLAVINKDNCTSCNACATQCPVDCIYEVVDPIPSESYHQIDTSRCIGCQLCYRVPSESNDHYTLEICPWNAIDMLHNPNVKPSDESVLQPYWVGEDTDMPWPKIEEYGYQLRMDGEVFLPTSETGLQEIMGWLMRKDWYYDDDVTVEIVQEISRSDDYILYRATEDGRDVLDVAYEDYQRIFLD; encoded by the coding sequence ATGACGATTTCGATGCAAAAATACTTTGAGACCCGTAAGGCCGATCGGAAAAAAGAAACTCGGTACCTGGCGGTTATCAACAAAGACAATTGCACCTCCTGTAATGCCTGTGCAACGCAATGCCCGGTGGATTGCATCTACGAAGTGGTTGATCCGATTCCCTCGGAAAGCTACCACCAAATTGATACGTCTCGGTGCATCGGTTGCCAGCTGTGTTATCGGGTGCCGTCGGAGAGCAACGACCACTACACGCTGGAGATCTGCCCCTGGAACGCGATCGACATGCTACATAATCCGAATGTGAAGCCGTCGGATGAAAGCGTGCTGCAGCCGTATTGGGTCGGCGAAGACACCGACATGCCTTGGCCGAAAATCGAGGAATACGGCTACCAACTCCGCATGGATGGCGAGGTCTTCCTACCTACGAGCGAAACCGGTCTGCAAGAGATCATGGGCTGGCTGATGCGGAAGGATTGGTACTACGACGACGATGTAACCGTCGAAATCGTGCAAGAGATTTCCCGCAGCGATGACTACATCCTCTATCGAGCCACCGAAGACGGGCGCGACGTGCTCGACGTGGCATACGAAGATTACCAGCGAATCTTCCTCGATTGA
- a CDS encoding Ig-like domain-containing protein → MHRLILLIPMVLGFMGCGNGLSTLEGTVTVDGNPAPEGINLSFTPADGTGSPSYASTDADGHYEAAFSFQKKGIKAGEHRVQLVPGNDSGSNTMPQIGPDGKPVPSSKPKRPQFPKEYYQEIQLITVESGHNTIDLDLKSTNGN, encoded by the coding sequence ATGCACCGATTGATACTACTCATACCGATGGTCTTAGGTTTCATGGGCTGTGGCAATGGTTTGTCGACACTCGAAGGCACCGTGACGGTTGATGGAAATCCCGCACCAGAGGGCATCAATCTTTCGTTCACTCCAGCGGACGGCACCGGATCACCTTCGTATGCCAGTACCGATGCCGACGGCCATTACGAAGCTGCCTTCAGCTTTCAGAAAAAAGGTATCAAAGCCGGTGAGCATCGCGTGCAATTGGTTCCTGGAAACGATTCTGGAAGCAACACGATGCCCCAGATCGGGCCGGACGGCAAGCCAGTCCCGTCATCCAAACCGAAACGACCGCAATTTCCTAAGGAATACTATCAAGAGATTCAGCTGATCACAGTCGAGTCCGGACACAACACAATCGATCTCGATTTGAAATCGACTAACGGCAATTGA
- a CDS encoding DUF1598 domain-containing protein, translated as MRWVIGFVLAILVDSVVQAQGFAPVGGGVAVQGGQQGQVAGGQQGQVAGGQQGQVAGGVGGNAGGIDIDAQGVVSPKFGQKQSLKLTQAKMQALAEKTLNADVNQTSELRKISLVRMEQTIEKHLTDGTPIPVEMQFLAGLTRIDYVFLDEDGKDLVLAGPAEGFAPDDVGRVRGTETGRPPLRLDDLMIALRTLERTSSLGCSIDPDEQRLAQLQQWVRANSTPASPAVAAQRYRAMAQILGLQNVRVWGIPADSHFGVALVEADWRMKLMSLGLERPPVKGFQSQLAGVGLRGNSMQRFWITPLYDAFQTNDDKTAYAISGQRAQVMSQEEYVDGAGKRSDAPFTRVSTQRFAKNFTEKFPEIAATTPVFAELQNQLDLVILAALMKKDRLPQRVGWRMSLFLDEQRAHFARIEPPKHVSTAANFKRVGQTLVGLIGGGVIVDPMQTIRNAEFSTETAGRLNGIRKGALEEAAPESHPWWWD; from the coding sequence ATGCGTTGGGTGATTGGTTTCGTTCTGGCGATTTTGGTCGATTCCGTTGTTCAGGCTCAGGGATTCGCACCGGTTGGCGGCGGCGTCGCGGTGCAGGGCGGACAACAAGGCCAAGTTGCGGGTGGGCAACAGGGCCAGGTCGCCGGCGGTCAGCAAGGCCAAGTGGCCGGCGGAGTCGGCGGGAACGCGGGGGGCATCGACATTGATGCACAGGGTGTGGTCTCGCCCAAATTCGGTCAGAAGCAATCGCTCAAGCTCACGCAAGCGAAGATGCAAGCTTTGGCTGAGAAAACCCTCAACGCCGATGTCAATCAAACCAGCGAACTGCGAAAAATTTCCTTGGTTCGGATGGAACAAACCATCGAAAAGCATCTCACCGATGGGACACCGATTCCCGTTGAGATGCAGTTCCTCGCGGGGCTCACGCGGATCGACTATGTGTTCCTCGACGAAGACGGGAAGGACCTCGTCCTCGCGGGACCGGCGGAAGGGTTTGCACCGGATGATGTCGGTCGAGTGCGGGGCACGGAAACCGGTCGCCCGCCGTTGCGTCTCGATGACTTGATGATTGCACTGCGGACGTTGGAACGCACGAGTTCGCTTGGATGTTCGATCGACCCGGATGAACAACGTCTTGCTCAGTTGCAGCAGTGGGTGCGAGCGAATAGCACGCCCGCGTCCCCGGCGGTGGCGGCTCAGCGATATCGGGCGATGGCTCAAATTCTGGGTTTGCAGAACGTCCGCGTATGGGGAATTCCCGCGGATTCGCACTTCGGTGTGGCTCTGGTGGAAGCCGATTGGCGAATGAAACTCATGTCGTTGGGACTCGAACGTCCGCCGGTGAAAGGGTTTCAAAGCCAACTCGCGGGGGTCGGTCTCCGGGGCAACAGTATGCAACGATTTTGGATCACACCACTTTACGACGCCTTCCAAACCAACGACGACAAAACCGCCTACGCTATTTCCGGGCAGCGGGCTCAAGTGATGTCTCAAGAAGAATACGTCGACGGAGCCGGAAAACGCAGCGATGCCCCCTTCACACGGGTTTCGACGCAGCGGTTTGCCAAGAACTTCACAGAGAAATTTCCCGAAATCGCCGCCACCACGCCCGTATTTGCCGAGCTGCAGAATCAGCTGGATTTAGTCATTCTAGCGGCTTTGATGAAGAAAGACCGATTGCCACAACGGGTCGGTTGGCGGATGTCGTTATTCCTGGACGAACAGCGAGCTCACTTTGCCCGCATCGAACCGCCAAAACACGTCAGCACGGCGGCTAATTTCAAACGCGTTGGACAGACGCTGGTCGGATTGATCGGGGGCGGCGTGATTGTCGACCCGATGCAAACCATTCGCAACGCGGAATTCTCTACCGAAACCGCCGGTCGGCTCAACGGAATCCGCAAGGGCGCGCTGGAAGAAGCCGCACCAGAGTCGCATCCTTGGTGGTGGGACTGA
- a CDS encoding DUF1559 domain-containing protein: MMRPALNPRRTGFTLIELLVVIAIIAILIALLLPAVQQAREAARRMSCKNNLKQIGVAMHNFHDTNQELPAGYSFNDIANAANWTKAWGWGARILPFIEQENLYNLLGVGTREFNEALPGNDSSSWPADIVAAIRTPLSIYRCPSDITPGDINTSADFCHSGGPDDTKPAVSNYIGVYAYQYSNWNASGAVSEKHGAIGAQEGTTFADIIDGTSNTFLVGERGWDHQAGYWVGVGNVNSESAWSSPKVVGRSFLMKLNQPLTGRYYSAFSSYHPGGANFLLVDGSVRFISETIQYSNGLDKSGNPHHWSTSFGDIDKSTIGLYQRLGCRDDGQPLNGEF; encoded by the coding sequence ATGATGAGACCTGCCCTGAACCCCCGGCGTACCGGATTCACGCTGATTGAACTGTTGGTGGTGATAGCAATTATTGCCATTTTGATTGCCCTGCTTTTGCCTGCGGTCCAGCAGGCACGTGAAGCGGCTCGTCGGATGTCGTGTAAGAACAACCTCAAACAAATTGGGGTCGCGATGCACAACTTTCATGACACCAACCAAGAATTGCCCGCCGGTTATAGTTTCAATGACATTGCCAATGCTGCGAACTGGACGAAAGCCTGGGGTTGGGGGGCACGAATTCTGCCATTTATCGAACAAGAAAACTTGTACAACCTGCTCGGTGTCGGCACACGCGAATTCAACGAAGCACTTCCAGGTAACGACTCTTCAAGTTGGCCCGCCGACATCGTAGCAGCGATCCGTACACCGCTTTCGATTTACCGCTGCCCCAGTGACATCACGCCTGGAGATATCAACACCAGCGCCGATTTTTGTCACAGCGGCGGTCCCGACGATACGAAACCCGCAGTTAGCAACTATATCGGTGTGTACGCTTATCAGTACAGCAACTGGAACGCGAGCGGAGCTGTCTCCGAGAAACACGGAGCGATTGGAGCTCAAGAGGGGACCACGTTTGCGGACATCATCGACGGCACGTCGAACACGTTTCTTGTTGGCGAACGCGGTTGGGACCACCAAGCGGGTTATTGGGTCGGTGTGGGCAACGTCAATAGCGAAAGCGCGTGGTCCTCACCGAAAGTGGTGGGACGTTCGTTCTTGATGAAACTCAATCAACCTTTGACTGGTCGCTATTACTCGGCATTTTCCAGCTATCACCCTGGCGGTGCAAACTTCTTGTTGGTTGATGGCAGCGTGCGATTTATTAGCGAGACTATCCAATACAGCAATGGTCTAGACAAGAGTGGCAACCCACACCACTGGAGCACGTCGTTCGGCGACATCGACAAATCGACTATCGGTCTATATCAACGGCTCGGTTGCCGAGATGACGGCCAACCTCTCAACGGCGAGTTTTAA
- a CDS encoding alpha/beta hydrolase — MRSLLLLMCWLGMVMAGCAQQSGEDRAASKDEEEFRSPVDPADVDVPDTTEDMVEPVVPEDGSGEPNIAGPLVPLPPVPEPAPEDYPDTEPRVRMRPDRLPVRAVPDQPQQLASEPREMMAAPDQPGVEMMAPPKPEILAQPPAEEPIPEEMAAEDVSEEPAERSRVVQVFYATDRNPESAIALTPTRRFQMFYLPPAIVGGLAGLFAIAMLLHRRRILLGLGMIACGGVSVWMFQDASLQAEAWDRAADYGDRVYGPSRHEVDGVPQMEWGRCEVTLPPNHQPGQFETASLMRMEFSQDPQKHIVLQRTIRMPEDELLLDLQNVIVNSKRHEAFVFIHGYNVSFAKAVRRTAQIWYDLEFDGAALCYSWPSQGETASYTYDEASVDWAVLQFEQTLKTVIEESGAEKVHVIAHSMGNRILVQALERMSLENKSFGSESRKLRLGQIIMAAPDVDASAFRNRYLPAAREMADRVTMYASSKDRALIASAKIHGHTRAGLSGEYLVTVEGLETIDASAIDTSLIGHSYYGDNPLLIHDLRSLIDRNAPAKARQWLTEVAKQSTLPHWVFDPNILAMQHELLRRE; from the coding sequence ATGCGTAGTTTACTTCTACTGATGTGCTGGTTGGGTATGGTGATGGCTGGCTGCGCTCAACAATCGGGCGAGGATCGAGCTGCTTCAAAAGACGAAGAAGAGTTCCGCTCCCCGGTGGACCCTGCGGATGTGGACGTTCCCGATACGACGGAAGACATGGTCGAACCTGTCGTGCCGGAGGACGGAAGTGGCGAACCGAATATCGCGGGGCCATTGGTTCCGCTTCCGCCAGTTCCTGAACCGGCTCCTGAAGACTACCCAGACACCGAACCGCGAGTTCGCATGCGTCCGGACCGTCTCCCCGTCCGTGCAGTTCCAGACCAACCTCAGCAGCTTGCGAGTGAACCCCGAGAAATGATGGCCGCACCGGATCAGCCCGGCGTTGAAATGATGGCCCCACCCAAACCGGAAATTCTGGCACAACCGCCAGCCGAAGAACCTATCCCCGAAGAAATGGCTGCGGAAGACGTCTCGGAGGAGCCAGCCGAGCGGAGTCGGGTTGTTCAAGTCTTCTACGCAACGGATCGCAACCCTGAATCTGCGATTGCGTTAACTCCAACACGTCGATTCCAAATGTTCTACCTGCCACCGGCCATCGTTGGTGGTTTGGCCGGTCTGTTCGCGATAGCGATGCTCTTGCACCGGCGGCGAATTTTGCTGGGGCTGGGCATGATCGCCTGTGGCGGGGTCTCGGTGTGGATGTTCCAAGATGCCAGTTTGCAAGCTGAGGCTTGGGACCGGGCGGCGGATTATGGAGACCGTGTGTATGGTCCGAGTCGGCATGAAGTTGATGGTGTTCCTCAAATGGAATGGGGACGCTGCGAAGTCACGCTTCCGCCTAATCACCAGCCCGGCCAATTCGAAACCGCTTCGCTGATGCGAATGGAGTTCTCGCAGGACCCCCAAAAGCACATCGTACTACAACGCACCATTCGAATGCCCGAAGATGAGTTGCTTCTCGATTTACAGAATGTCATCGTCAATTCGAAACGACACGAGGCCTTCGTGTTTATCCACGGTTACAACGTGAGTTTCGCGAAGGCGGTTCGGCGGACGGCTCAGATTTGGTACGACTTGGAATTTGATGGAGCCGCATTGTGTTACAGTTGGCCATCGCAAGGTGAGACCGCGTCTTACACCTACGATGAAGCCAGCGTGGATTGGGCCGTATTGCAATTCGAACAAACGCTGAAAACGGTCATCGAAGAAAGTGGAGCCGAGAAGGTCCACGTGATCGCACACAGTATGGGCAACCGGATACTCGTCCAGGCACTCGAGCGGATGTCTCTCGAAAACAAAAGTTTCGGGTCCGAATCCCGGAAACTACGATTAGGGCAGATCATCATGGCGGCTCCCGATGTAGACGCCTCCGCCTTTCGCAATCGTTATCTTCCCGCCGCTCGCGAAATGGCGGACCGCGTGACCATGTACGCCTCGTCGAAAGACCGTGCTCTGATTGCGTCCGCGAAAATTCACGGGCACACACGAGCCGGGCTGTCCGGCGAGTACTTGGTCACGGTCGAAGGTTTGGAAACGATCGACGCTTCCGCGATCGACACCAGTCTGATCGGGCATTCCTACTATGGCGACAATCCGCTGCTGATCCATGACTTACGAAGCTTGATCGACCGAAACGCCCCCGCGAAAGCCCGACAGTGGCTCACCGAAGTCGCCAAGCAATCAACCTTACCGCACTGGGTGTTTGACCCGAATATCCTCGCAATGCAACACGAGTTGCTTCGTCGCGAATAA
- the queD gene encoding 6-carboxytetrahydropterin synthase QueD, whose translation MELYKDLTFEAAHRLPNLPEGHKCRRLHGHSFRVRVWVSGPVDAETGWVMDFSEIKKACAPLIDQLDHYYLNEIEGLENPTSENIARWIWQRLASQLPLLDRVEVRETCTSGCVYRGE comes from the coding sequence ATGGAACTCTACAAAGATCTCACATTCGAAGCGGCTCATCGGTTGCCGAATTTGCCGGAGGGGCACAAGTGTCGGCGATTGCACGGGCATTCGTTTCGTGTGCGGGTTTGGGTATCGGGGCCGGTGGATGCGGAAACCGGTTGGGTGATGGATTTCTCCGAGATCAAGAAGGCGTGCGCTCCGCTCATCGATCAGCTGGATCACTACTATCTCAATGAGATTGAAGGGTTGGAGAACCCGACCAGCGAGAACATCGCGCGTTGGATTTGGCAGCGATTGGCAAGCCAATTGCCCTTGTTGGACCGGGTGGAAGTCCGCGAGACCTGCACGTCCGGCTGCGTGTACCGCGGCGAATGA